ACGGCCCCGTCGCCCGAGCCGGGCGCCTCCGGTGCCGCCAAAACGGCGGCCAGCGCCGTCGCGGTGGTGGGGTGCAGGCGGAACCGCTCGCCCAGCCTGGTGATCTCCACCAGGCGGGCCGGCGCACCCGACAGCGCGGCCAGGTGGACGGCGCCGCCGTGCCGGCGGGCCAGCACGTAGGCGTCCAGCAACACCCGCAGCCCGCTGCTGTCGACGAAGGCGACCCCGGCCATGTCGAAGATCAGCTGGTCGGCCGGTGCCCGGCGCACGTCGTCGATGAAGTGCCGCAGGGCGGGGGCGGTGGCGAGGTCGAGCTCTCCGGCCACCGCGATCACGGTGGCGCCGCGATGATGCTCATGATGCAGACGAAGCGATGGCATCGAACCCCTTGGTCGGAAGAGGCGGCGGAAGGCGTCTGTCGACCGGGACAGTTCCGCAACCGGTTAATCAGGAAGTCTTCCTTACCAGAGGGCCGTTTCGCAGCGATCCTGCGGCAGAACGCGCCCAATTCCGGAAACTCGAAGCCGATGGTGTGTTCAGTGGCACCCGCTCAAGCCTGGCGGGGCTCCAGGGCGAGCGCCTGGCCGAGAGCGAGCGCGTGCTCGGGCGCGGCCAGCACCTCCAGGGCGGCCTGTTGCCGCCGGCCCAGCTCCGCCGCCCGCGCGCGCAGGGCGCGCAGCCGCGCCCGCCTGCGCAGCCGGCTCCGCCACGGGTGCCAGAGCGCCTGAAGGAGGAGCTGGGTGGTCGCCTCCCGGTAGTCGTCGCAGGCGGCGCTGAGCGCGTCGAGGTCCGCCTCGTCCAGGACACCGCCGAGGCAGGAGTCGACGAGGCGCAGGACCTCGCCCTGGAACGCCTGCTTCTCGCCCCCGCCCGCGAAGTCCAGCACCCTGCGTGGCACGCCGGCGGACAACGCGCTCACGACCAGGCCGTCGAGCGCCTCACGCAGCGCGCGTTCGGCGTCCGTGCCGTCGTCGAGCAGCACCGACAGCCCGAGGCTCGCCGGGACGGCCGGCCGCCTGCCCGCCGTGTACCGGGCCCGTCGCCCCTTCCCGGGCGCGAGGTCATGGACGCCGGCCCGTACCGCGGCGACCCGCTGGAGCCGCTGCTGCACCTCGGCGCGCTGGTGGCGCCGCTCGTGGTTGCGCGACAGGTACGTGGTCACCGCGGCACCCACGATGCCGCCGGCGGTGGTGTACGCCAGATCGATCAGCTCAGTCATCGCCGCCGGCCTGAGGCGCGCCGGACGGCCGGTTCCCCCGGCGCCCGCCCGGCGAGTCGGGCACAAGATCCATTCCGGCATTCTGCCTGGAACGCCCGCGTAGTGCCACCGCTCACGACTTCAGCTCAAGCCTCTTCCCCGACGCCCCAGGGAACACGACGACCAGGTGCTGCTCCTCTCCCGCCTCGACCCGCACGTAGACGCGGAGCCGGTAACGGCCCTTGCCGGCGATCGCCAGATTCGGCATCGGGGCGCCCGCGCCCACCTCTCCGCCCTCGCCCATCTCCGGCACGGTGAGCAGGCCGCTGCGGCTGACGATCGGCACCTCGGTGACCTGGATCCACCCGGCCGTGCGTCGCGGCGGCGTGGTGCGGAAGGCCTTCACCGTGAGGCACAGGTTGAC
The nucleotide sequence above comes from Nonomuraea gerenzanensis. Encoded proteins:
- a CDS encoding STAS domain-containing protein; its protein translation is MPSLRLHHEHHRGATVIAVAGELDLATAPALRHFIDDVRRAPADQLIFDMAGVAFVDSSGLRVLLDAYVLARRHGGAVHLAALSGAPARLVEITRLGERFRLHPTTATALAAVLAAPEAPGSGDGAVPR